In Saprospiraceae bacterium, a genomic segment contains:
- a CDS encoding gliding motility-associated C-terminal domain-containing protein: MSPEILCRRTLVICTLFFSILNQQTLLAQNNCVQFDIIGGNAPKGDCIWVPVRVFNFDTVLSVQFAWSYDPQVVQPVDKWATPKLVGLDANTNINFDTIRKIVRFLWANPNSDCDGLSNGDTLIMIKFKLIGEPGSCTRISFFNRSPVTNEVLDCNADEICFEEINPGDNDICIGEPVNLCVITYSCGTVTNTGNITVKPFGGTAPYIVTRMAPLQLDTLAKSGDCVIYNNLFPGPYLINVIDATGKDTNITVIVGMGTAISIFPNGIRQPTCWNTCDGEINIRITGGVGNMTIGWRPTGDFGLTTLRRLCVGDYMVSVRDSAGCLANETFTLFADTINSQVEILKDASCTDDGAAVARAFGGNPYPGGLYDYFWSQNVAANTSDTASYNFRLSGNQFVIIRDSRFCMDTVFFDIPYAGVLIDSIVIDSIKCFGDSTGIIHSFVRSNGTLNIPLAFRLSDQNNNTIFGGANGVDRYNSPPLKAGTYFLEITDTSGCKRFDTIILTQPSLLELIENNVDTTASCAPGMDAFIDIRGFGGTPNYNFDWSHMVSGSRVTNLGQGTYTVTITDANGCSLTKEYHVIQPFPPNIDSIITFGPNCSGDPTGSASLYFTPGSHPNVSIRWNTGDTTRNLNNIRDGSYSVTITDGNGCVDSATVNILPQGNALRVASAVTRDPRCNGNADGFIVINITGGQGPYTYLWDNGVQTPNNTNLKAGRHCVTIDDFGNCPPLDTCFTLAEPPAIGVSISSITAPSCSTPGTCDATAIVTTACTDTFVSLTWSSGEQVFRNRDTANLLCAGQQFVIATCGFCADTLLFDVPNAIPIAIDSNFLSITAPRCYNSNDGQITVRAKGGTGPFQYNWVSPMTSSPTITNLGDGMYYVNIVDARNCSHLDSVRLRQPDSIRVDIIPGSTLDVSCPGSMDGRISTAWTGGNGGPGRFTWSPANAQDSILTNLAAGTYSITVTDSKNCTGSVSYTISEPPPIQILLSPQDTPRCVDDQILFSVLQASGGAGAAYRFTINNGAPTNVGQQVPLFPGSYAIRVYDKNNCFKDTSIVISNPTNLISLNFGRDFDTIQLGDSILLDGNLFNTAMIDTIIWNPVNNVSSPNSTLSFVNPGRTTQFTLTVIDEDGCLVSDQITIVVRSTRRVYAPNVFSPNGDNINDAFEIFIGPGVEMIKYARIFDRWGNLVSAIENPPKNGERMSIWNGRFGNNGDLMNPGVYVYVAEIVFQDGSSLIYRGDVTLLR, from the coding sequence ATGAGTCCCGAAATACTATGTAGACGCACCTTAGTCATTTGCACCCTGTTCTTCTCAATCCTGAACCAACAAACCCTATTGGCTCAGAATAATTGTGTACAATTTGATATCATCGGAGGCAATGCCCCTAAAGGCGATTGTATATGGGTACCCGTGCGCGTATTTAATTTCGATACGGTGCTTTCAGTCCAATTTGCCTGGAGTTACGATCCACAAGTAGTCCAACCCGTTGATAAATGGGCTACGCCGAAATTGGTTGGTTTGGATGCGAACACGAATATCAATTTTGACACGATTCGAAAAATTGTGCGCTTTTTATGGGCCAACCCAAATTCCGATTGCGATGGTTTGTCAAACGGGGATACGCTGATCATGATCAAATTCAAACTCATCGGGGAGCCCGGAAGCTGTACACGCATTTCTTTTTTTAACAGAAGTCCAGTAACCAATGAAGTTCTGGATTGTAATGCAGATGAAATATGCTTTGAAGAAATCAATCCCGGAGATAACGATATCTGTATTGGGGAGCCGGTGAATCTTTGCGTAATTACTTACTCTTGTGGGACGGTTACCAATACCGGAAATATAACAGTCAAACCTTTTGGGGGCACCGCTCCCTATATTGTAACTCGAATGGCACCTCTCCAGCTTGATACACTAGCTAAAAGTGGAGATTGTGTGATCTATAATAATCTTTTTCCTGGCCCTTATTTGATCAATGTCATAGATGCCACCGGAAAGGATACTAATATCACCGTCATTGTAGGAATGGGTACGGCCATTTCCATTTTCCCAAATGGAATCAGGCAGCCTACTTGTTGGAATACCTGCGATGGCGAAATCAATATTCGCATCACAGGCGGAGTAGGAAACATGACAATTGGTTGGAGACCTACCGGCGATTTTGGCCTGACGACATTGCGAAGATTATGTGTAGGTGATTATATGGTTAGTGTAAGAGATTCTGCAGGTTGTTTGGCAAATGAAACTTTTACTTTATTTGCAGATACTATTAATAGTCAGGTTGAAATTCTCAAAGACGCTTCCTGCACCGATGATGGTGCTGCAGTGGCCAGAGCATTTGGAGGAAATCCTTATCCGGGAGGATTGTACGATTACTTTTGGAGTCAGAATGTTGCTGCAAATACATCTGATACTGCAAGTTATAATTTTCGTTTGTCAGGTAATCAATTTGTGATTATCCGGGATTCGAGATTTTGTATGGATACCGTTTTTTTTGATATCCCTTATGCAGGTGTATTGATCGATAGTATCGTTATCGACAGCATCAAATGTTTTGGAGATTCCACCGGTATTATCCATTCTTTCGTCAGATCTAATGGGACTTTAAACATCCCTCTTGCTTTTCGATTGTCTGATCAAAATAACAACACCATTTTTGGAGGGGCGAATGGTGTGGACAGATATAATAGTCCGCCATTAAAAGCGGGAACTTATTTTCTGGAAATCACAGATACCAGTGGATGTAAGCGATTTGATACCATCATCCTTACCCAACCTTCATTGCTTGAACTTATAGAAAACAATGTCGACACAACAGCTTCATGCGCTCCTGGGATGGATGCATTTATTGATATCAGGGGGTTTGGTGGAACACCCAATTATAATTTTGATTGGAGTCATATGGTATCTGGTTCCAGAGTTACTAATCTCGGACAAGGCACTTACACCGTTACTATCACCGATGCTAACGGGTGTTCGTTAACCAAAGAATATCATGTGATCCAACCTTTTCCGCCCAATATTGACAGCATTATAACTTTTGGTCCAAATTGTTCGGGTGATCCAACAGGAAGTGCCAGCCTTTACTTTACGCCTGGAAGTCATCCAAATGTCAGCATACGTTGGAATACAGGTGATACTACAAGAAACCTCAACAACATACGGGATGGCAGTTATTCTGTTACGATTACAGATGGCAATGGATGCGTTGATAGTGCCACAGTAAACATTTTACCACAGGGAAATGCATTGAGAGTGGCCTCAGCGGTTACCCGCGACCCGAGATGTAATGGAAATGCAGATGGCTTTATCGTCATTAATATAACAGGTGGGCAAGGGCCTTATACCTACTTATGGGACAATGGTGTGCAAACACCCAACAACACCAATCTCAAAGCCGGCAGACATTGCGTGACCATAGATGACTTCGGAAATTGTCCGCCATTGGATACTTGTTTTACTTTGGCTGAACCGCCGGCGATAGGCGTCAGCATCAGCTCTATAACAGCACCTAGTTGCTCCACCCCTGGCACATGTGATGCTACTGCTATTGTCACAACAGCTTGTACAGATACCTTCGTTTCATTGACCTGGTCTTCCGGCGAACAAGTGTTTAGAAACAGAGATACGGCAAACCTGCTTTGTGCGGGTCAGCAATTTGTTATTGCTACTTGTGGGTTTTGTGCAGATACCTTGTTGTTTGATGTACCCAATGCCATACCAATTGCAATTGACAGCAATTTTCTATCCATTACGGCACCCAGGTGTTATAATTCGAATGATGGCCAAATCACAGTTCGTGCTAAAGGCGGAACAGGACCCTTTCAATACAATTGGGTTTCTCCTATGACCAGTTCACCAACAATAACAAACCTTGGAGATGGAATGTATTATGTAAATATTGTTGATGCCAGAAATTGTTCGCATTTAGATTCTGTGCGATTAAGGCAACCGGATTCCATTCGCGTGGATATTATACCAGGTTCCACATTAGATGTTAGTTGTCCCGGTAGTATGGATGGTCGCATCAGTACTGCATGGACGGGTGGAAATGGAGGACCAGGCCGCTTTACCTGGTCACCCGCAAATGCACAGGACTCTATACTTACCAATTTGGCAGCGGGAACTTATTCCATAACAGTCACTGATTCTAAAAATTGTACAGGAAGTGTAAGTTATACGATATCAGAACCGCCTCCAATCCAGATCCTTTTATCACCACAGGATACACCAAGATGTGTTGATGATCAAATCTTATTCAGTGTACTTCAGGCAAGTGGTGGGGCAGGAGCAGCTTACCGATTTACCATCAATAACGGAGCCCCAACTAATGTAGGGCAACAAGTGCCTTTATTTCCGGGATCTTATGCGATAAGAGTTTACGATAAAAATAATTGCTTTAAGGATACGAGTATAGTGATAAGTAATCCAACAAATTTGATCAGTCTCAATTTTGGTAGAGATTTCGATACCATTCAACTGGGTGACAGCATTTTACTGGATGGGAATTTATTCAATACTGCGATGATCGATACGATCATCTGGAATCCTGTAAATAATGTGAGCAGTCCTAATAGTACTTTGTCATTTGTCAATCCAGGCCGAACAACTCAATTTACCTTAACCGTAATTGATGAAGACGGATGTTTGGTGAGTGATCAAATTACCATCGTGGTAAGAAGTACCCGAAGAGTTTACGCACCCAATGTTTTTTCACCTAATGGCGATAATATCAATGATGCCTTTGAGATATTTATAGGTCCCGGCGTTGAGATGATCAAATATGCGCGCATTTTTGACCGATGGGGAAATTTAGTCAGTGCCATTGAAAATCCACCTAAAAACGGAGAACGCATGAGTATCTGGAATGGTAGATTTGGCAACAATGGAGATCTGATGAATCCGGGCGTTTATGTGTACGTAGCTGAAATCGTTTTTCAGGATGGAAGTTCACTAATATATAGAGGAGATGTTACTTTGTTGCGATAA
- a CDS encoding thioredoxin family protein, with translation MKNLICFLFVALTFTTQAADPNKVVFKGSYKAALQKACIEKKLLLLQFTAKWCQPCRFMEKEVFGDVKVQAFIEKNVIVYKVDVDDPQNLNLKKEHQVSVLPTIVLKRASGSVLSRKEHSLNPESFIAWIEEEGAQFGNSKTPKTKESNPFISTQTKEHTNEWAGVEQFLDDEQSELPAAKSSQNIDNDISSENQIKSDIAAFYLQAGVFSQKENAEVFALQLIEKFQIDIQIAEETRNAKKLFKVVAGQFESKEEAVLFQEYLNKHKVPLCLSTMRLHLSSHNRLSKNEGEIHSHSKYQYAGSGRIF, from the coding sequence ATGAAAAATCTAATTTGTTTTCTTTTTGTCGCCCTGACTTTCACAACTCAAGCTGCCGATCCAAATAAGGTGGTTTTTAAAGGTAGTTATAAAGCTGCTCTTCAAAAAGCTTGTATTGAAAAGAAATTACTTTTATTACAATTCACAGCTAAGTGGTGCCAACCTTGTCGATTTATGGAGAAGGAAGTTTTCGGAGATGTTAAGGTACAAGCGTTCATAGAAAAAAATGTCATCGTTTATAAAGTTGACGTTGATGATCCTCAAAACTTGAATTTAAAGAAAGAGCATCAGGTCAGCGTACTTCCCACAATAGTTTTGAAACGTGCTTCAGGTTCAGTGCTTTCGAGAAAGGAACATAGCTTAAATCCGGAATCATTTATCGCGTGGATTGAAGAAGAAGGCGCTCAATTTGGAAATTCAAAAACGCCAAAAACCAAGGAAAGTAATCCATTTATATCGACTCAAACGAAAGAACACACTAACGAATGGGCTGGTGTTGAGCAGTTTCTGGATGATGAACAAAGCGAATTACCTGCTGCCAAATCGTCGCAGAATATTGATAATGATATATCTTCTGAAAATCAGATCAAATCAGATATTGCCGCATTCTATTTACAAGCGGGAGTTTTTTCTCAAAAAGAAAATGCAGAAGTATTCGCCTTACAACTCATTGAAAAGTTTCAAATTGATATTCAGATAGCAGAAGAAACGAGAAATGCGAAGAAACTTTTTAAGGTTGTTGCCGGACAGTTTGAATCTAAAGAAGAGGCCGTCTTATTTCAGGAATATTTAAACAAGCATAAAGTACCTCTGTGCTTGTCGACAATGCGCTTACATTTGTCAAGTCATAATCGTTTATCAAAGAATGAAGGCGAGATCCATTCTCATTCGAAATATCAATACGCTGGTTCAGGTAGAATCTTCTGA
- a CDS encoding S8 family peptidase — protein MQLRKGILFSLVFLGFIKVFAQQELPLNWHLQDKQKDGLPGISLEKTYLELLKDKRSKTLVVAILDSGVDFRHEDLKSVMWTNSKEIPGNNKDDDSNGYVDDIHGWNFIGGPNGNVAYDTYETTRLYAQMRYKFDNADPKKLNSDQKKEYELYTKLKKDVEERRESAQKNLDQILQTEKFISMALDALEVALGDQEMNSANLEKLGAGEETQLMMGLAIAKEVVKDGLVFKNVAEFKQIILSDFVDGKAHYSKELEYAFNPDYDPRKIVGDNYTDFAQRFYGNNDVIGPDASHGTHVAGIVAAQRNNDMGMDGIADNVRIMAVRCVPDGDERDKDVANAIRYAVDNGASVINMSFGKGYSPQKELVDEAIKYAEEKDVLLVHAAGNAASDNDDLDNFPNKNFKKKKLFSCNKVSNWLEVGASSFESGPDIVAGFSNYGKKQVDLFAPGVQIYSTMPNNEYKHEQGTSMASPVVAGVAALLRSYFPELTAKQVRKIILKSTQKQDYDVIHPGTKKTEKFSALSSTGGIVNVYQAVQMASKTKGKKKVKDGGVGPGDVMPTKVAPRS, from the coding sequence ATGCAGTTGAGAAAAGGGATTTTATTTTCCTTGGTTTTCCTTGGCTTTATTAAAGTTTTTGCACAACAGGAATTGCCCTTGAATTGGCATTTGCAGGATAAACAAAAAGACGGACTTCCCGGTATCAGTCTCGAAAAAACGTATCTGGAATTGTTAAAGGATAAGCGCTCAAAAACGCTAGTTGTAGCCATTTTAGATTCTGGTGTGGACTTTCGCCACGAAGACCTGAAATCCGTAATGTGGACCAATTCGAAGGAAATTCCTGGTAACAATAAGGATGACGATTCCAATGGTTATGTGGATGATATTCATGGATGGAATTTTATCGGCGGGCCCAATGGCAACGTTGCATACGATACTTATGAAACGACCAGGCTCTATGCACAAATGCGTTATAAATTTGACAATGCAGATCCTAAAAAATTGAATAGTGATCAGAAAAAGGAATATGAACTATATACAAAGTTGAAAAAAGATGTTGAAGAACGGAGAGAAAGTGCGCAAAAGAATCTTGATCAAATTCTGCAAACGGAGAAATTTATTAGCATGGCACTAGATGCATTGGAAGTAGCGCTGGGAGATCAGGAAATGAATTCAGCGAATCTTGAAAAATTGGGGGCGGGTGAAGAGACTCAACTCATGATGGGTTTGGCCATAGCAAAGGAAGTCGTAAAAGATGGCCTTGTATTTAAAAATGTAGCTGAGTTCAAACAAATCATTTTGAGCGATTTTGTTGATGGAAAAGCACATTATTCTAAAGAACTGGAATATGCATTTAATCCTGATTATGATCCTCGTAAAATCGTTGGAGATAATTACACTGATTTTGCACAGCGGTTTTATGGAAATAATGATGTGATCGGTCCGGATGCATCACATGGCACACATGTGGCCGGAATCGTAGCGGCGCAAAGAAATAATGATATGGGAATGGATGGTATCGCTGATAACGTGCGCATTATGGCTGTCCGTTGTGTACCTGATGGCGATGAGCGCGATAAAGATGTGGCAAACGCAATTCGTTATGCAGTTGATAATGGAGCAAGTGTAATCAATATGAGTTTTGGTAAAGGCTATTCACCGCAAAAAGAATTGGTTGATGAAGCTATTAAATATGCTGAGGAAAAAGATGTATTGCTGGTGCATGCTGCCGGAAATGCAGCGTCCGATAATGACGATCTTGATAATTTTCCTAACAAAAATTTTAAGAAGAAAAAATTGTTCTCCTGCAATAAAGTTTCAAATTGGCTGGAAGTTGGCGCTAGTAGCTTCGAATCGGGTCCTGATATCGTAGCTGGATTTTCAAACTATGGAAAAAAGCAAGTGGATCTTTTTGCACCCGGAGTGCAGATCTACTCCACGATGCCTAATAACGAATATAAACACGAACAAGGCACATCTATGGCGAGTCCGGTAGTAGCAGGTGTGGCTGCTTTGTTGCGTTCCTATTTTCCGGAACTGACAGCCAAACAGGTTCGCAAGATCATTTTAAAAAGCACTCAAAAACAAGATTATGATGTGATTCATCCGGGTACGAAGAAGACGGAAAAGTTTTCAGCTTTGAGTTCAACCGGTGGAATCGTCAATGTATATCAAGCTGTGCAAATGGCTTCCAAGACCAAGGGTAAGAAGAAAGTAAAGGATGGAGGTGTAGGCCCGGGTGATGTGATGCCGACTAAAGTGGCACCGAGAAGTTGA
- a CDS encoding outer membrane beta-barrel protein gives MILKIKQGLFFLCLFLSQHLAITQQLDLGLYLGAANYNGDLSENLSSSLNQNHPMVNVQVRLDVDPVFSLKLQGSQLTISGDDALATNPQFLKRNLNFKTRIYELALIGQMQILNLFRMEPMRFSPYLQMGFAYVNFHPTGIYNGSLVDLQALGTEGQGMPGYPDKYSLHTTAYVFGAGLRYHLTSNLSLGLELNLRLSNTDYLDDASGNYVAYQELLRFKGRTAADLGNKINARTGQQRANPKSNDGYQTLGLGLHYHFGKNPLFKNSLFKNPVRCPSF, from the coding sequence ATGATTCTAAAAATCAAACAAGGCCTCTTCTTTCTTTGCTTGTTTCTCTCACAGCACCTAGCAATAACACAGCAATTGGATTTGGGTTTATATTTAGGAGCAGCCAATTACAATGGCGATCTCAGTGAAAACCTCAGTAGCTCCCTCAACCAAAACCATCCGATGGTAAACGTTCAAGTCCGTTTAGATGTTGATCCGGTTTTTAGTTTAAAATTGCAAGGCAGTCAATTGACGATTAGCGGTGATGATGCCCTTGCAACAAACCCTCAATTTTTGAAGCGAAATTTGAATTTCAAGACTCGCATATATGAACTGGCTTTAATTGGCCAAATGCAAATTCTAAATCTTTTTCGGATGGAGCCTATGCGCTTCAGCCCATATTTACAAATGGGTTTCGCTTATGTAAACTTTCATCCAACTGGAATATACAATGGGAGCCTTGTAGACTTACAAGCACTTGGAACCGAAGGCCAGGGAATGCCGGGTTACCCCGACAAATACAGTCTCCATACTACAGCATATGTTTTTGGCGCAGGTCTTCGGTACCACCTCACTTCGAATTTAAGTTTAGGCCTGGAACTCAATTTAAGGTTGAGCAATACCGACTACCTCGATGACGCTTCAGGAAATTATGTAGCCTATCAAGAGTTGTTGCGTTTTAAAGGTCGGACTGCTGCTGATCTTGGAAATAAAATCAATGCGCGCACCGGTCAACAGAGGGCAAATCCCAAATCAAACGACGGATACCAAACGCTTGGCCTTGGACTACATTATCATTTTGGAAAAAACCCATTGTTTAAAAATAGTTTGTTCAAAAATCCCGTTCGATGTCCATCGTTCTGA
- a CDS encoding ketoacyl-ACP synthase III, whose amino-acid sequence MKGIHAAITGIQAYVPDYILTNAELEKMVDTTDEWITSRTGVKERHILKEPGLAASDMGKIIVERLLEKTQTKPEEVELLICCTVTGDMVFPDTANTICHKVGIKNAWAFDINAACSGFLYGLTTGAKFIESGMHKKVIVVGVDKMSSIIDYTDRATCIIFGDGGGAVLLEPNSEGLGIIDSAFHGDGAGREFLHMKAGGSLKPPSLETVQNKEHYVYQDGKPVFKAAVNGMVESIKEVLQRNQLEKSEIDWLVPHQANIRIINSVADFLEMDKSKVMINIHRYGNTTSGTLPLCLWDWESQLKKGDKIFLSAFGGGFTWGTTYLKWAY is encoded by the coding sequence ATGAAAGGAATCCACGCTGCCATTACCGGAATACAGGCCTATGTCCCGGATTACATCCTTACAAACGCAGAGCTAGAAAAAATGGTCGATACAACAGATGAGTGGATCACGAGTCGCACGGGTGTCAAAGAGCGGCATATTTTAAAAGAACCCGGTTTAGCTGCCTCAGATATGGGTAAAATCATTGTAGAAAGGCTACTCGAAAAGACCCAAACAAAACCGGAAGAAGTCGAATTGCTGATTTGTTGCACGGTCACAGGCGATATGGTCTTTCCCGATACTGCTAATACCATCTGCCATAAAGTTGGGATCAAAAATGCCTGGGCATTTGATATCAATGCAGCCTGTTCAGGATTTTTATACGGACTCACTACCGGAGCAAAATTCATTGAAAGTGGCATGCACAAAAAAGTCATCGTGGTAGGTGTAGATAAAATGTCATCGATCATCGATTATACAGACCGGGCTACCTGTATCATTTTTGGAGATGGTGGCGGTGCAGTTCTACTTGAGCCCAATTCAGAAGGACTTGGAATCATAGATAGCGCCTTTCACGGCGATGGTGCAGGCAGAGAGTTTTTGCATATGAAAGCCGGTGGTTCCCTTAAGCCCCCGTCCTTAGAAACCGTTCAAAATAAAGAGCACTATGTTTATCAGGATGGAAAACCCGTTTTCAAAGCAGCCGTAAATGGCATGGTCGAATCCATTAAAGAAGTCCTTCAAAGAAATCAACTCGAAAAATCTGAAATCGATTGGTTAGTTCCCCATCAAGCCAATATACGCATCATCAACAGCGTCGCAGATTTTTTGGAAATGGATAAATCCAAAGTGATGATCAATATTCATCGTTACGGAAATACGACTTCAGGCACGCTCCCACTTTGTCTTTGGGATTGGGAAAGCCAACTTAAAAAAGGCGACAAAATCTTCCTGAGTGCATTTGGTGGCGGATTTACCTGGGGCACTACCTACTTAAAATGGGCTTATTGA
- a CDS encoding imidazolonepropionase, which produces MKARSILIRNINTLVQVESSDVTNFRKGQQMKELPCLKDAYLLIENERIAAFGPNEEAPANIGAVIDAEGGWLMPCFVDSHTHLVFAEWRNQEFEDRIKGLTYQEIAARGGGILNSARKLRELSESELYERSLKRMIQAIQCGTGAFEIKSGYGLDTASELKILRVIQRLKDEINIPIKASFLGAHAFPQEYKNDHQAYIKIIIEDMLPRIADEGLADYCDVFCEKGFYATNEADQILSAALKLGLEARIHTNQFTHSGGIALGLKHHAASVDHLEVCNDEEIELLMNSDTHPILLPFAAFFMNLEYPPARKMIDRGLGIILASDFNPGTAPNYDLTTIWGIACNQMKMLPEEALNALTINPAINLKLNRELGSIAVGKLANLILTKPASALSYFPYAWNHSWFSRIFIRGNPDFLA; this is translated from the coding sequence ATGAAGGCGAGATCCATTCTCATTCGAAATATCAATACGCTGGTTCAGGTAGAATCTTCTGATGTAACGAATTTTCGAAAAGGGCAGCAAATGAAAGAACTACCTTGCCTGAAGGATGCATATCTGTTGATAGAAAATGAAAGAATAGCCGCATTCGGGCCCAATGAAGAAGCCCCTGCCAATATCGGAGCGGTTATAGATGCAGAAGGTGGTTGGCTCATGCCATGTTTTGTTGACAGTCATACCCATCTTGTTTTTGCAGAATGGCGAAACCAGGAATTCGAAGATCGCATCAAGGGCTTGACTTATCAAGAAATTGCTGCAAGAGGTGGTGGAATTTTAAATTCGGCAAGAAAACTACGCGAACTTTCAGAAAGCGAATTGTATGAAAGATCGCTCAAAAGAATGATACAAGCTATTCAATGTGGAACAGGCGCTTTTGAAATCAAAAGCGGATATGGACTGGATACAGCCAGCGAACTTAAAATCCTGCGGGTCATCCAACGATTGAAAGACGAAATCAATATTCCCATTAAAGCAAGCTTTCTGGGCGCACATGCCTTTCCGCAGGAATACAAAAATGACCATCAAGCATATATCAAAATCATCATTGAAGACATGTTGCCCCGCATTGCAGATGAAGGACTTGCAGACTATTGCGACGTTTTTTGTGAAAAGGGATTTTATGCTACCAATGAAGCCGACCAGATTTTAAGCGCCGCATTAAAATTGGGTCTTGAAGCCCGTATCCATACCAATCAATTCACCCATAGTGGAGGCATTGCATTAGGCTTAAAACACCACGCCGCAAGTGTGGATCATCTTGAAGTTTGCAATGATGAAGAAATCGAGCTATTGATGAATTCAGATACACACCCAATCCTTTTGCCTTTTGCTGCATTTTTTATGAACCTTGAATATCCTCCTGCCCGAAAAATGATCGATCGTGGCTTAGGCATTATTTTGGCATCTGATTTCAATCCGGGAACAGCTCCGAATTACGACTTGACTACCATATGGGGTATTGCATGTAATCAGATGAAAATGTTGCCAGAAGAAGCGCTAAATGCCCTCACCATTAATCCAGCCATTAATTTGAAATTGAATCGCGAACTCGGCAGTATTGCAGTTGGAAAACTTGCGAATTTGATTCTTACCAAACCTGCAAGTGCGCTGTCTTATTTTCCATATGCCTGGAATCACTCATGGTTTTCACGCATTTTTATCAGGGGAAACCCTGATTTTTTAGCCTAA
- a CDS encoding nitronate monooxygenase, with the protein MMSKSLTEILHIRYPLIMAPMFLVSNMKMSLAASQAGIAACIPALNYRNHADFIQALAEISESKANIGINLIANKSNYKLNKQLEACLQYKIPFIISSLGNPKEIIEKCRPLGIKVFCDVSTMEYAEKTAKLNPDALIAVTSKAGGHLGPHDPEDFIPQLLAAFPQIPIITAGGVGDAPSYLNTLKMGVSGISAGTVFIASNESPVCEAYKQACVDYTENDVITTTKLSGIPCTIINTPYVQKTGNSQNALQRFLNRNKTFKKWFKLFVYKNGMHTLQKAAFDQNYQNVWCAGKSIRFIKQIRPVEEIVRSIVEVN; encoded by the coding sequence ATGATGTCGAAAAGCCTGACTGAAATTTTACACATCCGTTATCCTCTTATCATGGCGCCAATGTTTTTGGTGTCTAATATGAAAATGAGTCTCGCAGCAAGTCAAGCAGGTATCGCTGCGTGCATTCCGGCTCTCAATTACCGAAATCACGCAGATTTTATACAGGCATTGGCGGAAATTTCGGAATCTAAAGCCAATATTGGCATCAATCTCATTGCCAATAAATCTAACTACAAACTCAATAAACAATTAGAAGCTTGTCTGCAGTATAAAATACCTTTCATCATAAGTTCGCTGGGAAATCCAAAAGAAATTATCGAAAAATGCAGGCCTCTGGGCATAAAAGTCTTTTGCGATGTATCGACGATGGAATACGCCGAAAAAACTGCCAAATTAAATCCGGATGCGCTGATCGCCGTAACCAGCAAAGCCGGCGGACACCTTGGCCCCCACGATCCTGAAGATTTTATTCCTCAATTGCTGGCAGCCTTTCCACAGATTCCTATTATAACTGCAGGAGGTGTTGGCGATGCACCATCATATCTAAACACATTGAAGATGGGCGTTTCAGGCATTTCCGCGGGCACTGTTTTTATTGCATCCAATGAATCTCCTGTCTGCGAAGCTTATAAACAAGCCTGCGTAGATTACACAGAAAACGATGTCATTACAACGACAAAACTTAGTGGAATCCCATGTACGATTATCAACACGCCCTATGTTCAAAAAACAGGCAACAGCCAAAATGCACTGCAACGATTTTTAAACAGGAATAAAACCTTTAAAAAATGGTTCAAACTTTTTGTTTATAAAAATGGAATGCACACGCTCCAAAAAGCCGCTTTCGATCAGAATTATCAAAATGTTTGGTGCGCAGGTAAAAGCATCCGGTTTATAAAGCAAATTCGTCCGGTTGAAGAAATCGTCCGCTCGATCGTTGAAGTAAACTGA